From the Trifolium pratense cultivar HEN17-A07 linkage group LG4, ARS_RC_1.1, whole genome shotgun sequence genome, the window cttatgttgatgatagtggtaaaactatgtctgttcctttgaatgttgatgaatctgctgagaaagattcaaatgttatttatgtggacaatctcaaccttactgagaggactcctgcttctagtactaggaggttaaggagcaatgctggtaaaggtgtagctgtttctaatgttcctgtcaagactgccaaggaaaagaaaatctatggtcttaaaagacagtggagtaagattactaggccctctgagccaaagaagaagcttttgaggaggaagactatttcctctagtgattcagagtttgaggaagaccaacatgctactgcatcgcctgcagcatcctcaaagaagtctgtgaagaaaaagaggatccctcaagatgtatcccctgtacccattgacaacatttcctttcaacgttttgaaaatgttgacaggtggaaatttgtgataaaaagaaggcttgttgtggaaaggaatttaagtgaaggttttttttacaataccaaaagtttgttgatttgattaatgcagctggattgatgaaaactgcaactgggctccaactactcattccaatactgtggctacaggtttggctaggtttatatatgttgtagggaccaaATCACCTCTTGACCTTGGTTTccatattcttgatgaaactgttctgcatggTAAGTCATGTGCTGTGAAAATGCCTATAGTTTTTCCTACACTGATGTGTGATTTTATTCTAGCTCAACATCCTGGCATTTGTACTAAGGCTGGTGTTTCTagtaagagaggttgtgatttgtcttttgattttagactgtttgagggtacacatgctgcagactgtgctgcatcatctgtcaatcagtcaactgatgttttgcctaggaagcaaatgattgttgacctcaaggtgttttcttttaatgtcaatcctggtgttcttaatgatattgctggtggaggaggactctgacgcaagtccttctatgtgacctgcttatgctttatttgcatgtccttttggattttaatttgtgggctacgccctgatgctctctggattgtaacatgcacaATCCATGTCTTTTGGCTCCGACACTCCAGGTTCTCTTTGCCATGATGGTttgtatatgcactttatgagttcctatgctctgattctctctgcactctatgttctctatgatctgataactctgtggaaatatttattttgctcctactatgtgatactgactttatttgtcagaatttatggctaaaaagggggagtaatatgttgtgcatgatgtgatgcataatgctatagcatctagtatagcatgtctgTTCTGTGTGATATGcaagttttgagggggagtgaagtttatgcatatattgagggggagtaggtagaatttatttttctactacttttatgcatgcttatataggaatttatttttcctattctctgtggcgttgcttaaattttaaggagtttatttctccgatcttgaatccactatgtgagagtttatttctctctatctgtactttgaggctaagatgtgttatgttccgctgttgcatgcctctgatgcttacatGCTAGCTACcttttcatctgatgaaattttactttctttcctagttgtgtgctcatgttgacttgaaggaaagtttaaatagcctagcattgttctactttctttcctagttgtgtgtttatgttgactcgaaggaaagtctaGACAGTATCTCTCCATGCACTGGGCcaaagttgttttagccaaaatttgccaaagggggagattgttgggttttgtgtttggctacattttgtaaaagccaactttgccagatgctggacaaagatgctgcagcatcctcgtacagcatccagatgctctgttttaagtgcataattttttctgtcaatctcgttcaagatttgcttcaaatattaattccagcacgtgtgtatatgcaagacgagacttactgcacaagaattgtccaagtcggcctaaggaaagttattaaaaacaaaaatataattatattatatttttgttcgtttttttttttgtttggtacaacacaaaacatattttcaattttaatctaggtttggccgcaattctcacagctgtatttgtctgaagacctagcttgcacatcaagacaattgaagactataaatatgtgaaagcctcaagctattattctcatgtattctaaaccgtgttctttacaaagtgtgagtttttagggtttagagtttgtgtcttttgtcagcctttcttgtgtcactttgatgcaagtttaggactgtgtttgtgttgtttattgtaagctactcctaagctttgaagcacggagttagtgtgtgtgattcactcataagcttttaagcaagagtgtggtctagtttctaggagagtgtctccatcttgattattattattgacagcaacatggtacgtgttgttagagggaatttgggacggggtctcattatctaagaggttcttagataggattgcacgggtagtgtctaggcgataagtcaagtaccgggtgttggtcgagggctttgaactagagctattatagtggattcattcctggattggtatcccccagagtaggtgacgttgcactgaactgggttaacaactatctgtcttatttattattctgcaatttatttatttatttcctgtgttctgcgactgtcttgctgcaacgtatgctatagcatcttgtgcagcattgtgttcactgcgtgccagatttcacatgctataagttgttttaacCTGATGCTATTAtataatctattttcaatagtttaTGATCGCGAATAAAAGTCATTTGTCATAAATGCAAGTTTGAATGGTCTTTttagtcaaaagaaaaaagtttgaatggtctttgttaaaaaaatatttattattatttaatttaaggcTTGTAATTTACTTTATTAAAAACCTAgtcaaacaaataatttttttaaatggcaaACAAACTatcttttgaaatatattttagtgttgattatttaatttaagaatTAATAATGAATCTCCTtaaatgtttattattttttataatcttaaaatgtattttttttaaatggtataatcttttaaaaaaattgaacaataatattaatattttattaataagcaAAGGAAATTAGATTAAACTCACGGGACATGtgatggtggctctgcaagtgcacaaaattgctaccaagtaataaagtgataagttatctgTAACATCCCAGAAGACTTTATGCATTGTCGACTGACCCTTCAAACCAACATAAGTCTTTTCAGCGTGTCTTGTTCTCACTCGCACactttcactacaagaaaacatgcatttactggcggccaaaagccctcagtaatgcacaaatttcgtctaaaatgcatgcattactgacgACCTTGGGCCCTCTGCAATTAGCTCGCCAGTAATgtttactgacggcccaggaccgtcaataacgttactgacggcctggagccgtcaatAATGCCCAACGGTCACAATCAAAAGACTTACTCATTTATGACGGCCTGCAGCCGTCAGTATTGCTTTCCCATTTGTGACGGCCTGCAGCCGTCAGTAATGTTAacgcattaaaaaaaaaattaataatttaattatttaaaaatcaatattaatattgatttttaaataattaaattattaattttttaaaaaaaaattctagttttaataatttagtttttttaaaaaaatatactgcataataaataattaaaaaatattaaatattaaatataattttatttttacaaaaaaatattaaaatttaataaaaagcataataaaaatacttaacataagcataattaaacataatgataatattgtcattacaaaaagaaaacaattaaacataataTAAATTGTCGTTAtgttatacaaataattaaatcaacaacagattattaaaattacacatcaaGGTTGGTCAGGCGGCTGATATAGTGGTCGCTTCCCCTTGCCACTGTATGTTGGCTGACGCGACCTTCCTCGGCCTCGGCCTCTACCTCCCTCATTTATTACGACTCCGGGGAGTGACGTTCGCGGAGGTCGTGCCACAGGCCTATGAACGAAGTTAATTGGGGCTTGATTGGGATCAAAGCTGGCTTGATTCGGGAAGAAGTTGTCTTGGGGTTGATTGGGGTTGTCATGTGGGATTATGAAGTCTTGTTGATATGGATTTGATGATCTCTGTCGATGGTATTCGGTGAAAgcagtttgttgattatttctaccgcttccgccactactgcttccacttgtttgcccaacaggatcaaaaaattgtaaatgaatTGGTTCATTAAGCATTTGACTCATATCCTCTATGCTCATACTCAGTACTGGATCACCCTCTCGGTACTCCGGCAGCTGATTCAAATTGATCATGCTATTCAAATCCGGTCGATATTCTTGTTCAccggcattttgattttgtcgtgccgatccctgagatgatgatccaacCCCCGCCGGCGCCCTCTGCTGCGCAAAGAATTCCTGCAATACATGTTGGACCCGTTGGTCCACCCGCTCATTAAATGTTGCTTCGTACTCTTCGCGGAATTCTTCCCGATACGTGGCCCTCATTCGCGCTTCATACTCATCATCGGTTTCCTCTCTTTGAGCTGGACGAGAGCGTCCTGTActagatgaagatgaagatgtgtaAGTGACATCTCTCAAACCAGTTGGGTCACTTGCATATAAAGAAGATGTACACCCAGCAGCGAATTTGCGACCTCGAGTCGCACCACCAGCATTCTTAACAAAAGCCAATGACATCTTGTTTCGACGAACCTCCTCATTATCTCGCCTATGAGGTGGTAGTCGTAGTTGGCTTGCATTATATTCTTCAGCCCAAATTTGCGTCAACctctacaataaattaaaaaataattataattaattaattataatattaaatataattataatgtttaaaaaataatgttataagaaataaataataaataatatatataaatacttacCGAAACTTCTTGCGCCCTTGCCCCCGTCCATTCACCGGAATCTGCATATTTGTGCATCATGTCATTCATTTCCATAAAGGTGGGTGGACGACCAAATTGTTGAATGAACTCAAGACGAAGCGTTCCGGCAGATTTCGACCCTCCAGAGTGTACGCACGCACGATTGGCTTCATCGGTATTTCTGTTGGCTTTGTTCTTTATACACTTTGCCTTATACTCTTCCTCTTCCCATCTGAGGCACAACATAGGGTATGAGTTACCAGCGAGCCAAAGTGGTGGCTTTGAAGGatcctttttaatctttttccgcGCTTCAAAAAGTAAGGTTGACAGACGCTTGGTGGCTTTTCTGTTGAATATAGCCTCAATAGCCGCTGTGTGGTGATTTAGCCAAGTTACTTGCGActacgaaaaataaagaaaaattgttaataaattagtaaatatatgtttagtaacaaaattgattggataaaaaattaattataaataaaaacgtaccctgaagccattccaaaattgttgatatccACGCTCATCTGCCCTGACCTCCGTCCAGTTGAGATATGGAGCCTGGAATTTGGATTTCAATGCATTATTGATTGCCTTATTCGCCGGATTTTGGGGTTGCAAActgcacaatatatatatatatatattagttaagaataataatcatatatatccaattaattaatatattaaacacaaattcttaataataattaacttactcTGTGGCGGTATATGGCATGATGATGGGTCTACCATACCGGTCAACCAACAATTCATTTTGAGGAGCTAGAAGTGCAATATCGGCAATTTCCTCGTCCTCGTGGTCATCATCGTCGTCGTAGGAGTCGTACTCCTCTTCCACACCATCTACGGTTCGAGACTTGGGCATACCCTCCAACCATCGATTCCGAACAACGCGGCGGGGTAATCTACGTCTACGTCCACCGCGTCCGCGTCCGACACCCGGTGGTGGTGGAACATCATCAATGTCATCATCGACATTGTCATCATCGAAATTTTCTTCATCTGGATtcatctataataaaaaaatatatgacaaatatatttatataattaagaaatacatgacaaatatatatatatatatatatatatatatatatatatatatatatatatatatatatatatatatatatatatatatatatatatatatatatatatatatgtcatgtatatatatatgtcatgtatttcttaattaattatatatatatatatatatatatatatatatattgttttataattcatcatcattaaacgataaacaaatgcaaccaaaaacaaatattcaagtacaacgattaatattattacaacgcggataactatattataaaattaattgtcatcccaatctgatacatcttcatcatcactgcctTCAACATCACCATCAGAAGGTACTTCTTCGGCTTCTTCTTGTACACAAAGTTGATTAAAAGTTTCAACTGCAATGACATCATCAACATTGGACATCTCATCTTCCTGATATGGTTCATCTTCACGTTcatctatctcatttttttcaatcagACCCCTTGGTTTTGATGTTATTGCGGCACACCAACCTCGCTTATCCCTTGTAGTCGATGGATAAGGGACATAGTGAACTTGTCTGACATTATGAGCCATAGCAAATGGATCATACAATGGATaatgtttgttcatttttatgtCCACGGTATTAGTCTTTGAATCATAGTAAAGTCTGGAAAAAAACATGACAATCATGACTTTTCATCCCACGCATCCTTCCGTGGTCAACATCAGCGCATCTCGCCAAATTCGACGAATAACCGTCTGGCATCTTCACTTCTTTTACCCATCGACAAACAGATTTGGCTTCGTCAGGAGATAAAGTATAGTTTGCACGAGGTTTAAGAAGTTTGCCGTTAGATGTCTCCACCAACAACAGTTCGTTACGTTTGCAATACAACCCTATGTCTCTCCTCGCGTTGTCATTATCTTTCGTTTTTCCTTTGACATTCATGAcagtgttaaatatattttcaaacacatttttctcaatatgcataacatcaaggttgtgacgtAAAAGGTTGTCTTTCCAATACGGCAAATCCCAAAAGATACTTCTTTTTGTCCAGTTGTGTGTTTGTCCATAACCACGCGGTTTAGAGGCAACACCACCTACAACCTTAACCTTTGGAATATCTTTCACTTTGTTCCAAACTTGTCGGGATGTCAAATAATCTGGTGGATCACGAGTCTCGATCTCACCATGAACAAaagcatttttatttcttctaaacGGATGATCAGTAGGCAAGAACCGACGATGACAGTCAAACCAAGTAGCCTTCCCACCGTTGTGTAACCAAAACGCTTTGGTGTCCATCATGCAAATAGGACATCCTAGTTTACCATGTGTCCCCCATCCAGACAACATCCCATATGCAGGAAAATCATTAATGGTCCACATCAAAGCTCCTCTCATATTGAAATTTCGTTTTTGGTTGATATCATACGTCGCAACACCGTTCCACAATCtcttcaaatcatcaatcaaaggTTGTAAATAGATATCAATACCAACAGTTGGACTAGATGGGCCTGGTATTACAGCGGCTAAAAACATGTAAGGTTTTGACATGCACATATCAGGAGGAAGATTGTACGGGGTAATCAGAACAGGCCAACATGAATATGGAGTGGCTGATACTTGAGTATATGGTGTAAATCCATCTGAGCATAACCCAAGTCGGACATTCCGTGGCTCCGAAGCAAAGTCGGGataaacttgatcaaaatgCTTCCAAGCCATTCCATCAAAAGGATGTCGCAACTCACCTGacatttttctcctttcatAGTTTTCACGATGCCATGTCATTTTACTGGCAGTTTGCATCGATGCATACAACCTTTGCAACCTTGGTATTATGGGTAAATAGAACATCGCCTTTCTTGGGATTGGCTTCCTTCTGACTGACCGTGAATTTCTTGTTACACGATatcttggttcttgacaaaatttacattcaaGTAATGCACCGTCATCTACACCAAATTCGTTGCTATAGTACAACATACACCCGTTAACACAACAGTCAATTCTCTTCGCTCCGAGTCCTAACTTTGCAACCAATTGTCTTGCTTcgtaataattttttggcaaatCAAGAGGACGGTCTATTGTTATATCCAACATCAGTTTCGTTATCAAGTCCATGGTGTATTCTGAAACAAGACATTCAGACTTGATACCCAAAAGTCTAATACACACCGTTAACTTTGAGTCTCGAGAGCCTTCACACAACGGTGTATTTGTCTCtttcaaaagatcaaaaaatCGCTGGGCTTCCTCATTTGGTCTCTCGACGTTAACATCAGCGTCATATTCATCATCAGCAGGGTCGTCGACATCATTTGGCACATAAATCGGCGTATTAAACCCAAGGGCATTAGTTATCATATTGTCCATCTCATTAAACGGATCATAATGCTGATGATAATATTCGGGAACAACAACGAGCTGAAAAACACTGCTTGAAGCACGATTTTGATTCACGGGAACAGTCGTGGAACATCCCTCGCCATGACTTGACCAAACCCAATAATTAGGTTGGaatccctttttatataaatgagacctaatttcatcttcgctccgtattcttgtacatcgacaaagtacacacggacatctaattcccccttcacgtatcacaatgtcattatattttactgtattgaTAAACATTTCGATCCCTATTTTAAATTCCTCTTTAACCCGGCCCCTCTTTCCAGGATTATGTCTATCGTACATCCAATTACGATTGGTAAAATCCATATCTgcgtagtttaattaatatataattagatcaatatatgtattaaatttattactttatttttcaaaagtattttggacatatatatatgtctactcaacaataacatataaacttttaacattttatttttaaagtttatggtttattaaatctaaaaaatactaagttttttagttgacaaaactaccgactttttaacatatatattataattttttaaaatataattgtttttctttttttaaatacatagtaataataaaatgctagtaactatttctaagtgtacggtaaaaataaaactatcactaaatattataaattaaaattacatatattacttacttgggtgccaggtagagtcttacttggcgcgcgctcctaaccacaaactccgctcctaacccacgacctccgatgaccacgagaatttgctaataaaaattgtaaacaacaaaatattagaacatatacatttaaataacaaagtaaaaattttaactttaaaagtaaaacacaaacacttaccactttttagatggagatatgaaaattacattacttttttaaaaatacacaaactgttaaaaaatttcttttttaaattttttttttaaaaatttcgttttttaaaaaaagaatataaatatactatttttttgaaaaaaaaatacttatttaaaaaaaataattctgttttcgaaataaacaaaattaaatatattttttttattttgtttacaaaaacaataacttttatacatagtgataagaaaatattagtaacaaattacaaagtattaattaataactattactaagtatacggtaaaaaaaaactatcactatataaattaaaattacgttacttacttgggtgccgagtagattcttacttggcgcgcacctagcccacgaactccgctcctcacgagaataagacttgctattaaaaatggtaaacaacaaatattaaaacatatacatttaaataacaaaacaaaaattttaaattcgtaaaagtaaaacacaaacacttaccactttttgtatggagattaagttgaaagtatgaaattagagaaaatttaagagagaagttagagaaaatttagagagagaatggaaatgaaaaaatgaagtgaaggagTAGTAATATATAGGAGTAGTAATATACAACCGTTggaatttaaaattcaaatacgcattactgacggccataATCCGTCATAAATGCGTAACGTTCAtaacattactgacggcctgggaccGTCGTAATTGCTGtctgcattactgacggcccaggactgTCTTAATTGCGCAACGGCTATATATTTACTGACGGCCTGGCACCGTCTTAATTTcgcatgcattactgacggcctgacACCGTCACTAATGCGTAATAGTACCGTTTTAAATTATTTCGTTCTTCAAGAAGCAATACTGACGGCTCCAAGCCTTCAATAACCCACAaatgcattactgagggctaaaagccctcaataagtttggtcagtaatattatgttttcttgtagtgtttccGGGAAACTTCCCAGAAGGTTACCCATCCAAAGACTACTCCGagtcaagcacgcttaactgtggagttcttatcgaatgagctaccgaaaagaagatgcatcttgttgATATAGGTAGTACCAAACAATTCTTATATGTCTTCCTTCAACCATGCAGTCTCATATACCTGCATAGTCTCAAGATCCCTCTCATTCCGATGTGATTCGTTTTTACCTAGAAGCTGTCAGGAGCCGCTAATTGTCATGCCTCATGCACCGAcaactgttggaacaaaattgatttaaaaatgtttgcccctaaatctataaagattttgatgataacaaagtattaattaacaattggaaggactaaaaatttattttaagtgcgcagatataagcatcatataagctctgagtgaagttcagaggatgtgaattcagaagttcacaagcgctcaaaagatgttggacttcagaggttacaacgttcagaggatgaagacctCAGAACTTcatgtctgtctacaagcttcatcaaactctgaagatctcgttgaaagctgtgaagattcccttttctagtcaactcttctaccaatgaagaaaaggacctttcaagcctgatcagttcagctacctctgttttgtctgtcctaacttgagaacgtgggtcttcagttttgttagctgaataaggaaagtcttctctgcagtagtcaaagtacctgaaactctttcttagttttggatacaaccaaactgcatcaagacagattgcttgaagacaaaaggttatcaactccaacggctccttttgcaacgactcttttctagtggtatatatactagaagattcagctacaacaaaaacaatcatttaagaattgaacgtgcgctgaacaaactctgaactctgtgatatacaagctctgaacctctgaagtgtttttgcactttagtcaaatactctgtactatttgtatttgctctctttaggttcatctaagagcacttgtatatttttatatactttactattacttgaggatacttaagcttgtgtgcttaagtgtgaaacttaagcttgtgtgcttaagtgtgaagtcttaagcttgtgtgcttgagcattgttgagaagtctcttgcttgtgtgcttgagcaagtgtaatcttgtgtgattatagtgaactcccttggaagtgcaaggggactggactactctcgttttgtgagaggaaccagtataaactgcttgtgtgatctctctctctctcttgttattatttgtgttatttatccgctgctaacgtagttgagttaagaacttgaaaaagttttaacttagctaaaacacaattcaacccccccccttcttgtgttttcacaccttcaattggcatcagagcacctggtctgttactttcacttaacagtgagacagtaaagatcttgtgagaacactatgtctggaggagatgatagtagtactagaactactggtgaaggtgaggccagtggtgctggtggtggtcctagaaatgcttttggttttgactacttaagtaatgaatcacatgaacatagtggcaacagaaaagcccctatattcaatggtgatgcttcattatttgagtggtggaaagagagactgtatagcaatattactgctattgatcatgagttgtgggatttggttgagttgggagtaacttttgaaaacttaaatgaacatggaaggttgtccattgagcatagaaagttactcacaccagctaacctaaaaatctacactaagcatcatagagtaaaggacattgttgttggcgctattagacatgaggattatgtcagaatagagaacaagtctactgctaaatctatctttgattctatgtgtgctacctatgatggtaatgaaaaggttcaagaggctaaagctagtcttttgataagacaatatgaacttttcactatgcaacaagatgaaaacattgagactatgtttacaaggtttcaaatcctggtatctggtcttaaagctcttaagagaagttattcaacctatgatcatgttcagaagattctgagaagtcttcctattgcttggagacctaaggtcactgcaatagaggaagctcaaaatctcaagactctgagtcttgaagctctgataagcaatctcagaagccatgagatggttctggatgctgactcagaaactaagaagaagtctaagtcagtggctttacagtcaactaagactacttctaaggctcttaagactcagcttcttgatattgaagaagaatcttctgctgatggtcaagaggatgagatgaatgaggatgagtttgctttattcaccaagtttcagcaatggaacagatttaacaaaagaaatttcagaggtaacagctccagaaattttgtcagcaaaaaggatgatcagaagaactgcttcaactgtaagaagccaggacactttattgctgattgtccagaaatgtctgctaaagacaaaagcaaaagatacagctcaaagaagcaacaattcaagagtaaattgaggaagagtctgatggctacctttgaagagctatcatctgaggaagaagttgaggaagaagaagaggcaaatctagccctgatggcttcaactgactcagatgcagactcagacgatgaatcagaatcagattcagaagtaactgatgaggtattttctgactgttctaaatctcaacttataactgcacttaacaaggtcattgagaaacatctcagagtgttaagtaaacaaaaagtttttcaagaaaagctcaacactctgactgaacaagcagaacattttcaaggtctatatcaagaaactctgaatagagtaaatgactttgaaaagggttgtgctgtctGTCataaacctattgatgagcaggaaatagctcttcaacagtttgtgcatctcaaccttggtaagagcaaagctgctaatcttgtttataatgtcatgagacatagaggagagggacttggctatgaatatggtagaacatattcaaagctaaagac encodes:
- the LOC123922595 gene encoding uncharacterized protein LOC123922595; amino-acid sequence: MDNMITNALGFNTPIYVPNDVDDPADDEYDADVNVERPNEEAQRFFDLLKETNTPLCEGSRDSKLTVCIRLLGIKSECLVSEYTMDLITKLMLDITIDRPLDLPKNYYEARQLVAKLGLGAKRIDCCVNGCMLYYSNEFGVDDGALLECKFCQEPRYRVTRNSRSVRRKPIPRKAMFYLPIIPRLQRLYASMQTASKMTWHRENYERRKMSGELRHPFDGMAWKHFDQVYPDFASEPRNVRLGLCSDGFTPYTQVSATPYSCWPVLITPYNLPPDMCMSKPYMFLAAVIPGPSSPTVGIDIYLQPLIDDLKRLWNGVATYDINQKRNFNMRGALMWTINDFPAYGMLSGWGTHGKLGCPICMMDTKAFWLHNGGKATWFDCHRRFLPTDHPFRRNKNAFVHGEIETRDPPDYLTSRQVWNKVKDIPKVKVVGGVASKPRGYGQTHNWTKRRKTKDNDNARRDIGLYCKRNELLLVETSNGKLLKPRANYTLSPDEAKSVCRWVKEVKMPDGYSSNLARCADVDHGRMRGMKSHDCHVFFQTLL